The Aerococcaceae bacterium DSM 111021 region CATAATGTAGTCATACATCTGATAATTGGCTGCCCAAGGCTCTTGCGTTGCATTCAGATAGAAGCCAGCACCTTGCCCTAAATCATACGCCTCTGAATCAGCTATGTCTTCACCACGCGGACTCGTGTCTGGCATAATCATCGCAATTCCTAGACGCGCTGCTGCTCTTTGTGCGCCTGCCTTATGCGTGAAATTATCATCTGTACACGTTAATCCTGACAACCACCATAGTAAAGGCGGTTCAGGAAATTTTTCTTTATTGGGTAAGAACAAACTGAACGTCATCGGACAGTCTAATAAGTCTGACTGATGACGATATTTGTATTGCATCCCGTCAAAACTACGGTGTTCTTCTAAAATTTCTACGTTCGACATACTATCTCCTCCTCATAATCATCTGAATGGAATCAATCAACTTAATAAGATAGAACCGTTCGAATTGATTCACCTTTATGTAATAGATCAAATGCTTCGTTAATAGCATCAAATTCTAAGCGATGTGTAATAAATGAATCTAAATCAATTTCTCCATTCATGTAATCTAAAACCATTCCTGGTAATTCAGTTCTTCCTTTTACGCCACCAAATGCAGATCCACGCCATACGCGTCCAGTAACTAATTGGAATGGTCGAGTGCTGATTTCTTTTCCAGCTCCAGCGACACCAAGGATAATACTTTCTCCCCAGCCCTTATGACAAGACTCCAGTGCAGAACGCATCACATCCACGTTACCAATACACTCAAAACTATAATCCACACCACCATCTGTCATCTCAACAATCACTTCTTGGATTGGACGGTCATGTTCTGTGGAATTAACAAAGTCAGTCGCACCCATTTTTTTAGCTAATTCCCATTTGGCTGGGTTAATATCAATCGCAATAATACGTTTCGCATTGGCTTTTTTAAGTCCTTGGATTGCTGCTAAGCCAATCGCACCTAAGCCAAATACTGCAGTAACGGCACCTTCTTCAACCTTAGCCGTGTTTTTAACTGCACCCATACCTGTTGTTACACCACAACCTAGTAGACACACCTTATCTAATGGCGCTTCCTCATCCACTTTGACTAAGTTGACTTCGTTAACGACCGTATATTCACTAAA contains the following coding sequences:
- a CDS encoding S-(hydroxymethyl)glutathione dehydrogenase/class III alcohol dehydrogenase; this encodes MKSKAAVAFGPGEPLKIVEIDVEEPKANEVMVKILYTSVCHTDAFTLSGDDPEGVFPAVLGHEGGGVVVSVGEGVTSVKAGDHVIPLYTAECGKCKFCLSGKTNLCGAVRETQGQGLMPDGTTRFSYNGEPVYHYMGTSTFSEYTVVNEVNLVKVDEEAPLDKVCLLGCGVTTGMGAVKNTAKVEEGAVTAVFGLGAIGLAAIQGLKKANAKRIIAIDINPAKWELAKKMGATDFVNSTEHDRPIQEVIVEMTDGGVDYSFECIGNVDVMRSALESCHKGWGESIILGVAGAGKEISTRPFQLVTGRVWRGSAFGGVKGRTELPGMVLDYMNGEIDLDSFITHRLEFDAINEAFDLLHKGESIRTVLSY